In one Cronobacter dublinensis subsp. dublinensis LMG 23823 genomic region, the following are encoded:
- a CDS encoding penicillin-binding protein activator: protein MVPSKFSGSKAARCLPVLLAALFFAGCGTQTHDQSSAHMQGEAKADSGFYLHQMEQSSDDSKTNWQLLAIRALLGEGKRERAITLYGELPQNLTDAQRREASLLDAQIKLAQQDYQGAVALLEKINPADLNDEQKARYWQAKIDASQGRPSLELLRALIAQEPLLQGPAKQKNIDATWQALSQMSQDQAKALVINADENTLQGWIDLQRVWFDNRNDPKMLQAGVKDWQTRYPQNPGAKMLPTQLANLQNYKPASASKIALLLPLNGQAAVFSRAIQQGFEAAKNAGTSPVAVQAPAQATADNATQNANSPQTPQAASADSVASPAAAPVDDLAAQPDAQPTAQPQQPPVDAQPVAAAPANPSAEIKVYDTSEQSITQILTQAQQDGASLVVGPLLKENVDGLLKSGTPLNVLALNQPETVQNRPNVCYFALSPEDEAADAAAHIWQEGKRAPLLLVPYSALGERVTKAFADRWAQLGGGTVLQQKFGSVNELKMNINGGTGIALTGTPVAASLPKQESVTIGGLSIPAPPTDAQITAGSSGNVDAVYIVATPSEIALIKPMIAMRAGSHSGASLYASSRSAQGGAGPDFRLEMEGLEFSDIPMLAGSNPALMQQALSAVNNDYSLARLYAMGVDAWSLANHFSQMRQVPGFQLSGNTGALSATQDCVINRKLTWLKYQQGQLVPAN from the coding sequence ATGGTACCTTCTAAATTTTCCGGCTCTAAAGCCGCGCGTTGTCTGCCTGTCCTGCTGGCAGCCTTGTTTTTCGCAGGCTGCGGCACGCAGACGCATGACCAGAGCAGTGCGCATATGCAGGGCGAAGCCAAAGCGGATTCCGGCTTTTATCTGCACCAGATGGAACAAAGCAGTGATGATAGCAAGACCAACTGGCAATTACTCGCCATACGTGCACTGCTTGGCGAAGGCAAACGCGAGCGCGCCATCACGCTCTACGGCGAGCTGCCGCAAAACCTGACGGACGCCCAGCGTCGCGAAGCGTCGCTGCTCGACGCGCAGATCAAACTGGCGCAGCAGGATTATCAGGGTGCCGTAGCGCTACTTGAGAAAATCAACCCGGCGGATCTCAACGACGAGCAGAAAGCCCGCTACTGGCAGGCGAAAATCGACGCCAGCCAGGGCCGCCCGTCTCTGGAGCTGCTGCGCGCGCTGATAGCCCAGGAGCCGCTGTTGCAGGGTCCGGCAAAGCAGAAAAACATCGACGCCACTTGGCAGGCGCTGTCGCAGATGTCGCAGGATCAGGCGAAGGCGCTGGTTATTAACGCCGATGAAAATACGCTGCAAGGCTGGATCGATCTTCAGCGCGTCTGGTTCGATAACCGCAACGACCCGAAAATGCTCCAGGCGGGCGTGAAAGACTGGCAGACCCGCTACCCGCAAAATCCGGGCGCGAAAATGCTGCCGACCCAGCTTGCTAACCTGCAAAACTACAAGCCTGCGTCCGCCAGCAAAATCGCGTTGCTGCTGCCGCTAAACGGCCAGGCGGCCGTGTTTAGCCGCGCCATTCAGCAGGGGTTCGAAGCCGCGAAAAATGCAGGCACCAGCCCGGTTGCCGTTCAGGCGCCAGCCCAGGCGACAGCAGATAACGCCACGCAGAACGCGAATAGCCCGCAAACGCCGCAGGCGGCTTCCGCCGATAGCGTGGCAAGCCCAGCCGCCGCGCCGGTTGACGATCTGGCCGCGCAGCCTGACGCCCAGCCAACCGCGCAACCGCAACAGCCGCCCGTCGACGCGCAACCTGTCGCCGCCGCGCCTGCGAATCCTTCCGCAGAAATTAAGGTCTATGACACCAGCGAGCAGTCCATTACGCAGATCCTTACCCAGGCTCAGCAGGACGGCGCAAGCCTGGTTGTCGGCCCGCTGCTGAAAGAGAACGTCGACGGCCTGCTTAAGAGCGGCACGCCGCTGAACGTGCTGGCGCTCAACCAGCCGGAAACCGTACAAAATCGCCCGAACGTCTGTTATTTCGCGCTGTCGCCGGAAGATGAAGCCGCTGATGCCGCCGCCCACATCTGGCAGGAAGGCAAACGCGCGCCGCTGCTGCTGGTGCCGTACAGCGCGCTTGGCGAGCGCGTCACCAAAGCCTTCGCCGACCGCTGGGCGCAGCTTGGCGGCGGTACGGTATTGCAGCAGAAATTTGGCTCCGTTAACGAGCTGAAAATGAACATCAACGGTGGCACCGGCATCGCGCTGACCGGCACGCCTGTCGCCGCGAGCCTGCCGAAGCAGGAGTCAGTGACGATAGGCGGTCTCTCCATTCCGGCACCGCCGACCGACGCCCAGATAACCGCAGGCAGCAGCGGCAACGTAGACGCGGTCTACATCGTCGCCACGCCATCGGAAATCGCGCTGATTAAGCCGATGATCGCCATGCGTGCGGGCAGCCACAGCGGCGCGTCGCTGTACGCCAGCTCCCGCAGCGCCCAGGGCGGCGCAGGCCCGGATTTCCGTCTGGAGATGGAAGGTCTGGAGTTCAGCGATATCCCGATGCTCGCGGGCAGCAACCCGGCGCTGATGCAGCAGGCGCTCTCGGCGGTGAATAATGACTATTCGCTGGCGCGCCTGTATGCGATGGGCGTGGATGCCTGGTCGCTGGCGAACCATTTCTCCCAGATGCGTCAGGTGCCCGGCTTCCAGCTTAGCGGCAACACCGGCGCGCTCAGCGCGACACAGGACTGCGTAATTAACAGGAAGTTAACGTGGCTCAAATACCAGCAGGGACAGTTGGTTCCGGCCAACTGA
- the rsmI gene encoding 16S rRNA (cytidine(1402)-2'-O)-methyltransferase, translating to MKHNDSAQNSQGQLYIVPTPIGNLGDITQRALTVLQSVDLIAAEDTRHTGLLLQHFAISARLFALHDHNEQQKAETLIAKLREGQNIALVSDAGTPLINDPGYHLVRACREAGLRVVPLPGPCAAIAALSAAGLPSDRFCYEGFLPAKSKGRRDALKALEQEPRTLIFYESTHRLLESLEDMVAVWGESRYVVLARELTKTWETINGAPVGELLAWVKEDENRRKGEMVLIVEGHKAQEDALPPDALRTLALLQAELPLKKAAALAAEIHGVKKNALYKYALEQQG from the coding sequence ATGAAACATAACGATTCGGCGCAGAATTCTCAGGGCCAGCTCTATATTGTCCCGACGCCTATCGGCAATCTCGGCGACATCACGCAACGCGCCCTGACAGTATTGCAGTCCGTCGATCTTATCGCCGCTGAGGATACCCGTCATACCGGTCTGCTGCTGCAACATTTTGCTATCAGCGCCCGGCTTTTTGCATTGCACGACCATAACGAACAGCAAAAAGCGGAAACCCTGATAGCCAAACTGCGTGAAGGACAAAACATTGCGCTGGTCTCTGATGCCGGTACGCCGCTGATTAACGACCCTGGCTACCATCTGGTGCGCGCCTGCCGCGAAGCCGGGCTGCGCGTGGTGCCGCTGCCGGGGCCGTGCGCGGCCATCGCGGCGCTGTCCGCCGCCGGTCTGCCTTCCGACCGCTTCTGCTATGAAGGTTTTCTGCCCGCGAAATCCAAAGGCCGCCGCGACGCGCTGAAAGCGCTTGAACAAGAGCCGCGCACGCTGATTTTCTATGAGTCTACCCATCGTCTGCTGGAAAGCCTTGAGGATATGGTCGCCGTCTGGGGCGAGTCCCGTTATGTGGTGCTGGCGCGCGAACTGACGAAAACCTGGGAAACCATCAACGGCGCGCCGGTCGGCGAGCTGCTCGCCTGGGTGAAAGAAGATGAAAACCGCCGCAAGGGCGAAATGGTGCTGATCGTCGAAGGGCATAAAGCGCAGGAAGACGCGCTGCCGCCGGACGCGCTGCGCACGCTCGCGCTGTTGCAGGCCGAGCTGCCGCTGAAAAAAGCCGCGGCGCTGGCGGCGGAAATCCACGGCGTGAAAAAAAACGCGCTGTATAAATACGCGCTGGAGCAGCAGGGCTGA